The region tgaacaaagaTACATATTTTAGCTGGATAGGACTCCTGAGAAAACAATTGGTTTGGCTAGATATAAACTGATAGATTCTTAGCTGAGTCCTGTAAAGACCTGATGAGAACTTAAAATTAACTTACAGCTTAGTAATAAAAACTCAGTCATAAGGCGACAAATTTTAAACAGTGACTCAACCTGATCTCCATTTGCACATGGATCCTTTTGCGTGAGCACAATCTCTAGCTTGTGATATTTTTAGCATACAAACTTGTAGGCTCAAGTTAATATACAGGGGCTAAACAATATTTGTTCAGACCAGATTGTGCTAATGAAAAGTGGCTGCATTATATGGGAAAATCTGGCCTGTAAATCTTAAAATGTGTATGTTAAGTGCCAGACATTGCACATGCCAGTGATTGTGTGCATGCAAATCGGGACCACAGCAGCAGTGGCATTTCTGGAATTTGCTATCATCCTTCTGCTGTGTAGAAGTCAGCATCAATATGAAAGTCCCTCgagaagggagggtggggagggagccaggcttcagaggaagggtgTTCAGTCTGCATGGACAGAATTTGGGTGACTATGGTCACAGTGTTGATGAGATACAAAGCTGTGGTGGGGACAGTAGAGAGATCCACACTCAGAAAGACAGGTCTGAGCTATATGCCTGCCATGACAATAACATGCATTCTAACAGTTTCAAAAGGCAGCAGTTAAAGTGTTAAAACTACCCACCTACTGTCACCACTgcgcctaattttcagaagtggtagGCACTCAAAACTCCAGCTGAATGAAACTGGAGAGGCAGGTGCTCAATACCTCTGAAAACATGCCTTCTCTGTAGAGTTCAAGTGCTCACTCTTGGTTGCCTGTGGAGTGGACAAACCCCAACTGGACTGGACAGGCAAGTGTGAGTGCTCCGTCCTGGAGATGGActgaagccagccctgcctgcaatACTTGCAAGCAATGTGAAGCTTGCAAGGAGAGCCCTCCagttggaaagaagcaggatttaAAGCTAGGCTGCCTTGGGAGAGGAATATTAGGTCTAAGGCAGAGAGGAAGCCAAGCTCTAGGAGCAGCCAATCTTAAGGTGAAGGCTTGGACTGGACTTTAGGTTGTCTCAGTGTTCATTTGTTTGTAATAAAGTGAAATCCCAGGAAGGGGGCATGTTTTCACCGTACACAGGGCAAGTGGACTGTGTCCTATAGCTGGTGGGAAAGTCACCAGCACACATAGTCCAAATGAGAGCCCAGATGTGGCCAGGTAGGCCTACAGGCACTGCCACATATTTAAATGTGCAACTACATTTTCGTCATGGACCTCTATTGATTTTATCTGAAATATGAATTAAGACCATGGTAGCCACTCAATGGTCTGGGAGCAGGACACCTAAATGATTGACTGAAGTTCCAGCATGAGTACCATGGTGGATAGCTCTGCTCCTCAGAGCTGTCCTACACAAGGGTACAGCTTGTGTGTGCTGGAGACCGACTTTGTCTAGACCCAGTCGGAGACTGTGGAACATATTCCCCTAGGATCTAAGGACTGCCTCAAACCTCACCTTTTCCACTGGAAGTGCAAGGTGCACTTCTTTGCCCTTACCTTCAATAACAGACACATATACCACACTAGACTAgacataaaatacataaaaaattaaacaaaaccgaGCCTCACATAATTTCCCccttggagagagaaaaaaaaaaaagagaaagagaaagaacaaCATGCAACAGACGTTAGTGATGTTGGTTAAATGCGATTCTGGAATGCTttcatactatggtgatgagcatagtataagaacctatatagaatgaaatactacagtgatgaggtgGTATAAGGACCTGAGTAGACTATGATTATTGTAGGGAGCAGgtggtaagctctttggagcagggatgctCTTCATTTTGTGTCTTCTATAGAGTCAAGTACACTATCCTCACagaataaataattaatataatGAGTGATCAAGATGGGTACCTCCTACCCCGATGGAAAGCCCAGTAGCAACTGTGCTAAATATTTGCAACTGGAAGTCATTTTATCATCTTGGCACAATGGCACTCATGTTATGTATACAAGATAGATGTGTTTATCAGTCTCAACAGCAGCAGGACTTTTCCTTGAGTTTtgttaactatttttttttctttttttgttaagCTGCTACCTTCTGTAGCACTATCCAGTGAAAACAGAACAGTtattgtcagggttccctcccttctctgaactctaggggtacagatgtggggaccagcatgaaagactccctaagcttatctctaccagcttaggttaaaaacttccaaggcacaaattcttccttgtccttggaatggtatcgctgccaccacaattcactttgttctgtcagttactacttgaaaccacttaaatcctactttctgtatttaataaaatcactttttacttattaattaacccaaagtatgtattaatacctgggggagggggggaaaaacagccGTGCATATcgctctatcagtgttatagaggacaaacaatttatgagtttaccctgtataagctttatacaggttaaaacagatttatttgggtttagactccattgggagttgggcatctgagtgttaaagacaaaaacacttctgttagctgctttcagttaagtctgcagctttggggcaagtaattcagaccctgggtctgtgttggagcagacgggtgtgtctggctcagcaagacagggtgctggggtcccaagctggggtcccaaggggcagtagtcttggcacatcagttggcagttcccaagggggttctgtaatccaacccgtcacagtggcgtagtcgagcaggatctgtgcacagctgattgctttaaaatactggtagtgattttaagcgtggtggctggagaacaggcaaagtggttactggtttgttattttctgtttgcttattttgggtgaggaaaataggaacaaaaaagaaagcaaaataagtaaAAGTAAAGATAAAAAAAGCTGTAACTACAAAAATTGCAAATTGCCCCAAAAGGCTAAACACTGGGCACTGAAAAAGTCTCTTAACTAAAGAGCCCCttagctgagtgcatctcagtttcagtaaACTGCAACTgagtgtggcccaacctctgtgtCTGTGCTGAAGTGTCTAacttagcaagacaggagtggaggggtgcctgttctggcaggcAGGGATactctgtggtatcccagctcatcgaatgatggtctcaagggaagacaaatgAAAATTGATGTGCCATTTACCTGGGAAAAGGCTGCCctgaaaaaagaaaaggctgctCACCAGCAAACCCTGGACTTAAaagacaaagcaattaagacccagaagcaAGAACTGGCTGTAAcggagtggaagaggtgcacagagacatgtatcctggagctggaagttggggtcctggtgactgctgtggtgggaacaaaccccaaggactctgTAGCTGGAAGCAAGCACAACCTGAGTGAAGGGGCCGGGGTTGCTGGCCAGTGAACggtctgtcatagctggtagctgtgagcctacagctggatcaggatctctttcccttttgggggacacaggagtgtctgacCCAGAGGGAAgcccaaaaatgaattttagatatactgcctccgccatggtcagtgtccaagtctctgacAGTAAGTTCAaaaggagggtgtgacgttgcactctatatgattttataaaaatatgctaataagtttaaatataatgtaactgaaatatgcttcatgcaaaaggtctcttgtaaggtatcattacaaagcttataatctaccgagtgtgatcatcctatttgtataaatgtcccactcttgtatctaaaactagaaatataaaatgtaactctgagggcctattgtaattatgcaaagtgtgggccattaatggtggtttggaatcttgatgactcccattaaccaggacaattgtctgcagatggctttgttttacttgtaagtctccctgtatacccgtgtgctggcaagtgggtaataaagtcttacagtgacatgtgatcatatcacctgaactggaatccatctttaacctggtgcttttccagtgagaaggagggggtgggaacccagaaagggacaaaggattcccgccttatgcaaaagatatttaAGCgagaagaacaaaacaaaaaccttcccccacagatttgaaagcatcttctcctctcattggtccttttggtcaggtgccaaccaggttatttgagcttcttaaccctttacaggtaaaggagggattttatgcgacccttagctgtatgtttatgacagttaTAAAGGCTCCTTTACCCAGGTTGGTCAAACTTATTTTCCctcaaatgtaattaaaatattgtttttctgcGTTCTAGTGCTTGATTAGAAGTCCGTAACCTTCAAAACATAACTATTATTGTGATGTTTCCACCTTTACCTGAGTAAAATGAACCAATGTTCTTGTCCTGCTATACCAATCACAGCAGCAAAGGCAAACTTGCTGCATCTACAGGTTTCAGATTTGTACTTAATGAACACCAGAAAGGGATTCCTATATTGCATCCACACCTACTGTAAGGCAATCTGGTCAAAGTGAGATGCTGTTTCACATGATATTATTGGTTGATAAATCCACTGGTAGTgtaataaatgtattattttggaTTGTTCAACAGTTCCTTTGCAACTTAATGATTGTAAAATATGCTATTTTCAGactatgggtgagattttcaaaggcacgtATGACATTACGGAGACtaactctcactgactttcaatgggagttagtatCCTAACTGCTATTTGTGCCTCTGAAAACATCCTCCATTATAATTGCAGAGGGAGCGGATGGCTCAGAGTGTAGTTAGTGGAACATGGAAGCTTTCACCTATTAGTCATCTGTACAAGAATATCTTTTTGGTTACTGGTAGTAACCAAATTAGTACTATCCTGTGTCTCTTTGGAGGCTTTTGTGATGGCCACTGGTTGGTAGCCGGTGTGTAATTCCTACTACTCAGGGTATCCACGTTACAACTAGCACATGATAATTGTTGGCAGTCTTGAGATAAAAGTCAAGGATTGGACAGGCATCCATCCTGGACTCTTCTCGTCTAACTCATAcaactttcacctctaggtcaggTTTGAGTCACAGTGTGGAGGAAGCTTACACTGAAGTTCTCTCTACTCACAGAACAGGCAATTTCCAGTGTTGTCTATCCAAAACTATTTCTAAAGCACTAACTTTACTCTAAAACAGTTAGAGCTTGTCAACAAATAGGGAGAAATTGCAAGAGTTTTCACATATTTTTTGGtctgtttttaatataaattctGACCAGCCCCAGAGCTAGctgaaaaatgggaaagaaaggtggggtggcaggggtgtCATGAATATTTAGTATAAGCCTTTTACAATTATTTTGCAGACATTTTGACAAAAATTCCAGGCCCCAAATAGATAAAAATCCATTCTGTTCAAGTTATATCAATAGCTTCCACCACCACCTTCCTACTGCATTGATTAAACAAACCACTGAAGTGAGAAATTTATCGCATTATTATATTTAAAACTTCACTAACCTCTAATGGCAAAGGGGTTGGGATGCAACCTGCAGGCAcctgcaaacagggccggctccagctttttcgcCATCCCAAGcggcgaaggaaaaaaaaaacaaacccgcgatcggtggcacttcggcggcagctctaccgcgccgcttcattcttcggcggctggtccttccctccaagagggactgagggacccaccgccgaagacccggacatgctgccccttcccattggccagcCCAAGCATCTTCTTTctgccctggtgcctggagctggctctgcctGCAAAATAAAAGGCTGGGTGAAGACTGGGCCCTATATCTTTAGCTATTTGTGTTTCAAATTTTCCCTTAGTTTAAACTTTCTTAATTGCCACCTTGCATTTTACCTATTATACTTTGTTTTGATTCCCAtgtccagggctggctttaggaactGCGGGGCCAGATTTGAATAcccggcagcggggggtccttcactcactctgggtcttcgacggcactgaaggacccctcGCTGTCAAAattctgccgaagacccggagtgagtgaaggacccccccgccaccgaagtgccgctgaagacctggatcaccgccgggtgagtaaaaaaaaaattaaaaaggcgcatAAGGCGCGGTGCCCTCTTAGGCGTGGGTGTGGAGCCCGATTCTGGGGATTCAGCCCTGCCCATGTCTTGGACCCCAAAACTCTTATACCATTTTACATGTATCGTACAGATTATTTAGGGCTTCATTTTCTTCTCCAGTCATAAATTTTTTTTTGATAAAGTCTGTAGAAACTATTATCTACAAACCTTGTCTCCAGTCTCTACAACTGATTATTCTGATATAGTTTATAGCCAGAAATAATGACACTTCATTGATTGTTCTCAGCATAACATGTTTATTGAATAAGATCAATAATGAAGTCTGAGGACAGCTATgtggaacaaaacaaagaagCATTTCAATTTTGTAATTTTCTCAAAAGGTTATTGTTTGTAAAgttcatttaggccctgattcaacaaagcaactaagcatgtgtttaaagttcAGCACacgctttgctgaacagggatagAGTTAATCATGAGTTTAAAGTTCATAGCACAAGTATATGTTGTTATTACTATTTTACTAATTACTGAAGGCCACATTACTGCAGAGCTGATGATGCATGCTGATCTTCCTGCTAGTGCACACAGACAGTGCAAGAGGTGTCAGGGTGGTTATGGCCAGTGCAGCCAGGTTAGTTAGTCTGTAGTGAGGGCTTGATTGGACAGGTTAGGAAGACAAAGACAAAGCACAGCCTCACAGTACAATGGATAGTGTAAAGGGACAGCAATGGAGAGTGCACTGGCTACATCTTTTCAAAGGATAGCAAGACCCACTTCTCACTCTTGCCCCCTTTCTGCCCCACCTCAATACTTCTGGAGGGCTTACACATAATACCTGCAGTGCACAGGCAGGGCATCACTTCCATTTCCCTGTGCAGATCTCCGTTGAGCTGCAATTTAACCATGAATGGAGGACCAAAGACACTAGGCCCAAATTCATACACAACCTAGGTGAACGGGcagcacaatggcagatgaatttcATTGTCAATAAATGCAATTAAGCCTTTAAACTACCCCTACACCTCACCGCATTCTAAATTAACTGTGACATGGCAGCCCAGGAAAGGAACCTGGGCATCATTATGGGTTAGCTCAATAAAGAcctctgctcaatatgcagctgtggtttaaaagaaaaccagaaaagaTGTTAGGATTCATAAGGAAAAGCATGATGGACAATACAGAAAGCCTCATAATGCCATTATGTAAGTCAATGGTATGTCCTCATCTGCAATACCGTGTTTGCAATTTTAAGAGGATATTGCAAAATTAGAgcaggttcagaaaaggacaatgaAGATGGTTAGGGGCATGGAAAGtctttcttaggccttgtctacactacgagagtagttcgaatttacttgcattgaatttttggaatcgatattgcaaagtcgaacgtctgtgtccacactaaggacagtaattcgactttgtgagtccacacgaatggtgaaagcgtcgacattcgaagcggtgcactgtggtcagctatcccacagttcccgcagtcccctctgccaattggaattctgggtgtagccggcaatgccttctgggtaagaaaatgtgtcgagggtgcttttgggtaactgtcgtcatccgtccatcactcccgccctccctccctgaaagcgccggcgggaaatcagttcgcgcacttttccagtcattgatagcgcggacgccacagcactgcgagcatggagcacgctgcgaccatcgctgcagttgtggccgctctcaacgcctcgcagcttatcatacaggtttccctgaggcagatgcagaaaagtcaggctaGGAGGCTACgttaccgcggtgatgtcctgaagtctgagagtagcacagacctctcagaaagcaggggacccagcgccgaggacatcacgatggcaatgggtcatgttgatgccgtggaacggcgattctgggcacgggaaacaagcactgagtggtgggaccgcatagtgctgcaggtctgggatgaatcccagtggctgcgaaactttcgcatgcggaagggaactttcctggaactttgtgagttgctgtcccctgccctgaagcgcaatgacacccggttgcgagctgcactgagtgtccagaagcgagtggccatagccctctggaagcttgcaacgccagacagctcccggtcagtcgcgaaccagtttggggtggggaaatctaccgtgggggttgttgtgatgcaagtagccaaggcaatcgttgatgtactgctgccaaaggtagtgaccctgggaaacgtggaggcgatcatagatggcttcgcagcgatgggattcccaaactgcggtggggccatagatggaactcacatccctatcctggcaccggacaaccaggccacccagtacattaaccgaaagggctatttttccatggtgctgcaagcactggtggaccacaggggacgttttaccaacatctacgtgggatggccgggcaaggttcatgacgctcgtgtttttaggaactctggtctgtttagacggctgcaacaaggtatttacttcccggaccacaaaataactgttggggatgtggagatgcctatagtcatcctcggggacccagcctacccgctaatgccctggctcatgaagccctatactggcgccctggacactgaaaaagaactcttcaactaccggctgagcaagtgcagaatggtggtggagtgtgcttttggccgtctcaaggggagatggagaagctgactgactcgctgtgatctcagcgaaaccaatatccccattgttatagcagcttgctgtgtgctccacaatctctgtgagagcaagggggagccctttatggcggggtgggaggttgaggaaaatagcctggctgctgattacgcacagccagacagccgggcgattagaagagaccagcgggaagcgctgtgcatccgggaggctttgaaagctaggttcctgagtgagcagggtaacctgtgactgtaaagtttgtgtacagagaagctgaacctgcccccgtttctttacccagttaatgttgactaacctctccagttacatacccccttcacccccttccaacacacgtttcgaaataaaaatagttctactttgttaatgcacaccattttctttaatactgttttcgcgggaattttttaaaactgggacacagactgtggtgcggagcgggtgtagtgtagtgacgcgaatgaagcttctaaactcaaggattgacaggctccgctgcggtgggatggttgtttcaacggagcctgtcacccctcctgatcgggactgtgtgtatgggggggctatgtgactttgtggcagggggaggacggttacagatcccctgctgcgtggctctgtgatcctgcataaggaccgccgcttaagatctgtaactgccctcccccgccacaaagtcacagagcaacacaccccccaccacataacatgaaaacaacctcccagactaaccagggtaactagtcactgcatcactgcactgtgtatgtgccctgctgctgtgcctgcccccgcctatgtaccctgccaaaggtgactgtcctgtccaattaccaaccccctttcccctcctcctccaaaagaacatgattgaaacagtagttaacagaaacgtattttttattatcaactacacatggaactgggaggtgaaacttggacgggggcttgtgtcaggcgggaaggaaagaacttgtcaagttttggggaatgagagccttctgctactagagctgtctgcaggggtggagtgagagttagcagggactctgccgcctctccttctttgcactttgggtgagatgggtatgggacttggtggcgggggagggcggttagagatggactgcagcggggctctgtcctcctgcctccgttcctgcagaacatccacaaggcgccggagcgtgtctgtttgctccctcagtagtccaagcagcatttgagtcgcctgctggtcttcctgccgccacctctcctcccgatccatgtttgcttgctgcatttgggtcaatttctcccgccactgggtctgctgtgctgcctgggcttgggaacaggccataagttcagagaacatgtcctcccgtgtcctcttcttcctatgcctaatcttcgctagcctctgggagtgtgatgccaggctacgttgtgagacagtcgcagatgtggctgtgggaatgggaaaaagggagtgaattcctcagaaagataaatgtagttgtgaacaaagaacatagtctttctctgtgaacaagaccatgcacagcacctatcacatgcgcactcagcacaaggtcgaattctcggccttcgcattcagtgcctggggtcttccacagcacatttgagaagcggggcagcacaacggaatttctgttgcaggtagacatggtaagccgtagacttgtggcagtttaaaacttttatattaccactggcctcatttcacatttaaagcaatgtcagtccctgctgccagcaatccggcaagtgggaactctgcccctgtcccaccccctcgcggctgtccccaggaacgatccctttcggcagcccctctcccgcctccaccgcgtggctgcaaaccagcggttacagttctgtaaaggaacgagcaagcagtcccaacactaacattcccctacctaattcaaagcaggtcaccatgggcgacatcaccctgatgaggatctctgacagcgagagagagagaatgctccgggaaagcctccaaagaccagggccgtatgccgccctgctgtgcagagcaatgattcccgagtacttgatagtctcgtggcgcggcaacgtctcgtacttcggaggacccaataaggccgctctccccaggaacctcatgcaacggctttccaattacctccaggagagcttcatcgagatgtcccgggaggattactgctctatccctgcacatatagaccgcattttactctagctgcagtagcagggactaaacagtagagcggcttgggcaggacaatcacggaaaaccggacattgctagattttttttcaaaacttgcactgcccatgactgaaccgttaagtgcctagggcaaagtaatcatgaacaacccattcttttaattgttaatattcctgttctgttaaaaataaatgtttagatgtttacaacacttactggctgatccttccccagattctgtgtccggggtaacggctggggacgcttcgtaggggatctctgtaagggtgatgaagagatcctggctgtcggggaaatcagcattgtgagcgctgccgactgcctcgccctcctcatctccttcctcatcttccccgtccgctaacatgtccgaggaaccggccgtggacaatatcccatcctcagagtccacggtcagtggtggggtagtggtggcggccgcaccgaggatggaatgcagtgcctcgtagaaacgggatgtctggggatgggatccggagcatccgtttgcctctttggtcttctggtagccttgtctcagctccttgattttcacgcggcactgcgttgcatcccggctgtatcctctctctgacatgtcttttgagatcttctcatagatctttgcattccgtttcttggagcgcagctcagaaagcacggactcatcgccccacacagcgatgagatccaagacttcccgatcagtccatgctggggccctctttctattcacagactgcacggccatcactgctggagagctctgcatcgttgccagtgctgctgtgatcgccacggtgtccagacaggaaatgagattcaaactggccagacaggaaaaggaattcaaattcaaattttcccggggcttttcctgtgtggctggtcagagcatccgagctcgtactgctgtccagagcgtcaacagagtggtgcactgtgggatagctcccggagctattagcgtcgatttccatccacacctagcctaattcgacatggccatgtcgaatttagcgctactcccctcgtcggggaggagtacagaagtcgaattaaagagacctctatgtcgaactaaatagcatcgcagtgtggacgggtgcagggttaattcgatgtaatggcgctaacttcgacataaacgcctagtgtagaccaggccttagaaagaaACTGAAGAGACTGGGATAGTTtactttagaaaggagatgaataagaaggGCCATGATAAAAGTATAAAAAATAGTGAATGGTCTAGAAAAGGTAGAGATTTTGCTCCCCTTGTCTCATAACAGGACATTCAATGATATTAAAATGTGGCCAATTCACAACAGGTAAAAGAAATACTTTCCCACACAATGTGTAATTATTCTGTGGAAAGTTGGGAAGTACAAGAATTTagtaagattcaaaaagggactaGACGTTTAtctggataacaagaatatccaaagTTGTAACAGTTAATGATcaacattttggaagggatattaaacctcatgcttcaggtttta is a window of Malaclemys terrapin pileata isolate rMalTer1 chromosome 6, rMalTer1.hap1, whole genome shotgun sequence DNA encoding:
- the LOC128839551 gene encoding uncharacterized protein LOC128839551 → MQSSPAVMAVQSVNRKRAPAWTDREVLDLIAVWGDESVLSELRSKKRNAKIYEKISKDMSERGYSRDATQCRVKIKELRQGYQKTKEANGCSGSHPQTSRFYEALHSILGAAATTTPPLTVDSEDGILSTAGSSDMLADGEDEEGDEEGEAVGSAHNADFPDSQDLFITLTEIPYEASPAVTPDTESGEGSATTSATVSQRSLASHSQRLAKIRHRKKRTREDMFSELMACSQAQAAQQTQWREKLTQMQQANMDREERWRQEDQQATQMLLGLLREQTDTLRRLVDVLQERRQEDRAPLQSISNRPPPPPSPIPISPKVQRRRGGRVPANSHSTPADSSSSRRLSFPKT